Within Halarchaeum grantii, the genomic segment CTCGCGCGGCCCGTCATCCAGGTGCGGGACTTCGAGACGAAGACGCCGGCCTACGAGATCTACACGTTCAACCGACAGGTCGTCACCGTCCCCCTCGACGGCGAGAGCGGGCCCAGCGAGTCCGGCGTCGACAAGCTCGCGAAGAACGAGATCGAGCGCGAGGTCCGCTCGGCGACCCGTGGTCCCGTCGAAGTCGAGCTCCGCGGCGGCAATCAGGCGGTCGTCTACGTCACCGAGGACGACATCAGTCACGTCATCGGGAAGGGCGGCGGACGCATCCAGGACATCGAGAACCGCCTCGGGCTCACCATCGACGTCCGCACCTTCGAGGACCGCCCCGACCACGCGAGCGCGCCCGAACAGGGCGGGTCGGGCGGAGCGGACGCCGCGACTGCGGGCGCGACGGCCGGCGAGAGCGACGGCGAGGTCGTGACGCCGGAGATCACCGGCCAGCACATCATCATCCCCGTCGAGCGCGCGAGCCCCGGCGAGACCGTCGAGGTCCGCGCGGACGGCGAGTACCTCTGCACGGCGACGGTGAGTCGCGGCGGCGACATCCAGATCTCGCGGGGGTCGGCGATCGCCGAGGAGCTAGAGCGCGCCATCGACCGCGAGCTCCTCATCACGGTCGTACAGGAGTAAATCGGACACGGGACGGGGCGGCGAGCGGGTAGCGAGTGGGCGTTCGGAGGCGTCGCTATCGGGGGTCGAGCGTCGAGAGAGAGGAGTGCTCAGGGAGTTGCTTCGTTCTCGTTCTTCGCCTCCGGCTCGCAGTCCGGACACGTGAGTTTGTAGAGGCTCTGGCGGGCGTCCGCGAAGTAGATGTCCTCGCGGACGGCGTCGCGGTCCTTGAGGCGGTCGAGAGCGTACCGGACGGTACGCGCGGAGAGCATGGACTCCTCGACGATTCCTTTCTGCGTCTTCGGGCCGTCGTACTCGAGTACCTTGTAGACGAGTTTCGCGCTCGGAGGGAGGTCTTCTAGCGTATCGCTACCCATCGCTTCCATCCGAAACGCTACATAACTATAAATGTACGGGGACGTTTCAGCGGAGATTCGCGGGCGTCTCACCGGTCGGTGCGCGCGAGTGGCCAAGCGAACCCCTTTTGCACCTCGCCCGAGGAATGAGTGGTATGACCGAGACACTGGACAAGCAGGCCGCACACCGCCGTGGCGTCACCGTGACGACGGTGGCGTGCCTGAGCGGCGTCGCGGCCGGCGTCGTCTCGAACGTCGTCGCGGCCGGGGCGACCGATCAGGTCGGGGTCCTGCCCCTGCTCGCGGCGCTCGCCCTCAACCTCGGGGCCGTCCGCCTCCTCGGGGTCGACGTCGAGGGCTTCTCCACGAAGGACCACCTCTACACCGCCTTCATGACCTTCTGCCTCTGGTTCGTCAGCTGGGGCATCCTCCTCTCCACCGCGTAATCATGGCCGACGACAGCATCGCGGTCGTCGACCTCGACCGGTGTCAACCCGACCGCTGTAACTACGAGTGCTCGAACTTCTGCCCGCCCAACCGCACGGGCAAGGAGTGCATCACGCAGCGCGGCGAGGACGCCGACGTCGGCGGCCCCGACCAGATCCAGATCTCCGAGGAGATCTGCCTCGGCGAGACCTGCGGTATCTGCGTCGAGAAGTGCCCGTTCGACGCCATCGAGATCATCAACCTCCCACAGGAACTCGGCGACGAGCCGACCCACCGCTACGGGGAGAACTCCTTCGCGCTCTACGGGCTCCCCATCCCCGAGAAGGGGAAGGTGACCGGCATCCTCGGCCCGAACGGCATCGGGAAGTCCACCGCGATCAAGGCGCTCGGCGGCGAGATCACGCCGAACCTCGGGAACTTCGCCGAGCCTCCCGAGTGGGACGCCGTCATCGACGAGTTCCGCGGCACCGAGCTCCAGCCGTTCCTGAAGGGCGTCCGCGACGGCGACATCGACGTCGCGCGCAAGCCCCAGTACGTCGACCAGATCCCGAAGAGCTTCGACGGGAAGACGCGCGAACTCCTCGCGTCGGCGGACGAACGCGGCGTCCTCGAGGAACTCGCGGAGCGCCTCTCCATCGAGCCCGTCCTCGACAGCGACATCGACACGCTCTCCGGGGGCGAGCTCCAGCGCGTCGCGCTCGCCGCGACGCTCGCGCGCGACGCCGACTTCTACTTCCTCGACGAGCTCACGCCCTACCTCGACATCGACCAGCGCGTCACCGCCGCGCGCCTCGTGCGCGAGCTCGCGGAGGACGACGATCGGGCGATGCTCGTCGTCGAGCACGACCTCGCCGTCCTCGACCTGCTCGCGGACAGCATCCACGTCGCCTACGGTGAGCCGTCCGCGTACGGCGTCATCACGACGCCGAAATCGACGCGCAACGGCATCAACGAGTACCTCCGTGGCTACCTCGACAACGAGAACATGCGCATCCGCCCGGAGAGCATCGAGTTCGAGGAGCACGCGCCGCGCGTCACCTCGCGCTCGGAGGCGCTCGTCGAGTACCCGGACATGTCGAAGTCCTACGGCGACGGCGAGTTCACGCTCGACGTCGAGGGCGGCGTCATCAACCGCAACGAGGTGCTGGGCATCCTCGGCCCGAACGGCATCGGGAAGTCCACGTTCGCGAAGCTCCTCGCGGGCAAGCTCGAACCCGACGAGGGCGACCTGGACCTCGACCTCGACATCGCGTACAAGCCCCAGTACGTCGAGGTCGACCAGCACATGCGCGTCGACGCGTTCCTCTCCTCGATCACGGACGACTTCGGCTCCTCCTACTGGGAGACGGAGATCGCGAACCCCCTCCAGCTCGGGCGCATCATGGAGCAGAACCTCACGGACCTCTCCGGCGGGGAGCGCCAGCGCGTCGCCATCGCCGCGACGCTCTCGCGCGACGCCGACCTCTACCTGCTGGACGAGCCGAGCGCGCACCTCGACGTCGAGCAGCGCGTCCTCGCGGCGCGCGCCATCCGGCGCTACGCGGAGAACCACGAGACCAGCGTCATGGTCATCGACCACGACATCTACACCATCGACCTCCTCTCCGACCGCCTGCTCGTCTTCGATGGCGAACCCGCCGCGAACGGCTACGCGAGCACGCCGAAGGGGATGCGCGAGGGGATGAACGAGTTCCTCGCGAACCTCGACATCACGTTCCGCCGCGACGAGAACATCGGCCGCCCGCGCATCAACAAGCCCGGGAGTCAGAAGGACAAACAGCAGAAGCGCGACGGCGAATACTACTACACGCAGTAGCGGGTCGGGGCTCGCCGGGCCTCCACCGCCGGGTGCGACGGCTCCAGCAGGCGGTCCACCCGAAACGACACCGCGTCGCCTCCCGGTCGGCCCCTCGGCTTTTCCGCGTTCTCCCGCTAGCCGTCAGCCATGCGGACGTCGCTGTCGCGCGCGGAGCGCATCGAGGCCGTCGAGGGGGCGTCGGCGGACGGCGACCGACTCGTGTCGGTTGCGGTGCCCCACGACGCGGCGCTCGGGCCGACGCTCGAGCGCGTCGAGGAGGCGCACGCGAAGGCGGAGTACCTCGACGGGCGGGCGAGCGGGCCGCTGAAGCGGGCGCTGGAGCGCGCCGTTCGCGAACTCCATCGCGTCGCGGAAACGCCCGAGGACGGCCTCGTCGTCTACGCGGGCGTCGTGGACGGGAGCCTCGAGACGTACGTCTTCACGGACCCGCCCGGCCGGGTGGACGAGGGCGTCTTCGAGCACGGGAACGCGTTCGTGACGGCGCCGCTGGAGCGCCACGGGGCGTCACGTCGAACGGTCGGTCTCGTCGTCGTGGAGCGCGGGGGCGCGGCCGTCGGCCGCCTCGACGGCGACGGCGTCGAGACGCTGGAGACGTTCGAGAGCGCGGTGCCGGGAAAGACGCGCGCGGGCGGGCAGTCGGCCGACCGGTTCCGCCGGCGTCGCGAGGAGCGAACACGCGAGTTCTTCGCGTCGGTGGGCGAGGCGGCGGGGCGGGAGTTCGACGACCCGGACGCTCTCGCGCTCGGCGGGACGCACGTCACCGTCGAGGCGTTCCGCGACGGCGACTACCTCCCCGACCGGTTGGCGGAGCGCGTCACGGGCACGTACGCAGTCGAGTACGCGGGTGAGCGCGGCCTCGAACGGCTCGCGGCGGCGAGCGGGGACGCGGGGGAGACGCACGAGCGCGCACAGCGGGCGCTCTCGGAGTTCTTCTCGCGACTGCCGGACGGCGACGTGACGTACGGCGAGGAGCGCGTCGGGGAGGCCCTCGATTACGGCGCGGTCGAGCGCCTCCTCATCGCGGCGGACGTGGACGCGGCGACGCGCGAACGCTACGCCGAACGGGCGGACGAAGAGGGCGGAGACGTGGTGGTCGTCTCCGAGCGCGTGGAGGGCGGCGCGCGCTTCGCGCGGGCGTTCGGCGACGTCGGCGCGCTCCTGCGGTTCCCGGTCGAGTGAGCGGGGTGAGCGCGGCGACGGGGCGGGCGGTGGCGCGGCCGTCGCCGGGTTGCGCGGGGCGCACCATCGACGTCGTCAGAGAACGTCGCGACGTGGGCGCGTGCTCGGGCGTCAGCTCTCGGGCAAGGAGCGACGAGTATCGTCCCGTGGGCGTCGCGCGGTGGGCGTCAGAAGACGGAGCTGGAGCAGCTCCCGCAGAGCGTCTCCTCCTTCCGGTCGACTTCGGAGACCTGCGGGGAGAAGCTCATCGCACAGCGGTTGTTGTCGCAGTGCTCGAGGCCGAGCGTGTGGCCGATCTCGTGGACGACCTCCTTGCGGACGCGGTCGGCGAAGATGTCGGCGGCGGAGCGCTGGCTGAACCCGCCGTCGGAGGAGGTCTGGAGGCGGTGGGTGGAGACGACGCAGCCGCGGCCGTCGAGGTACGCGAGGCCGAAGACGTAGTTGCGCTGGCGGTAGAAGAGGTCGACGGGCGTGACGGCGACGTTCTTGTCCCCGTTGCCGTTCCGTCGGGCGACCTCGATGAACGGCTCCGCGCGGTACTGGCGGCGGGCCGTGTCGTAGGCGTCGGCGGGGACGCCCTGCTCGGCGGTGACGGAGACGTCACAGTCGTAGACCCGGCGGAGGCCGGCGGACGCCTCGCGCTTGACCGTCGCGGGGACGTCGCCGATGGGGACGATATCGACGCGCATGCGAAGGGCTATGCCGTCTCGACTCATAAATATCCCGCCGTGGGCGAGACGCTCAGAGACGCACTCGTGGACGAGTTCGCGGGGTACGACGCCCTCGTCGAGGTCGGGGTCGGACGGCGGCCGGGCGTCGCCGGCGAGCTCGCCGCTCGCGGGTGCGACGTCCGCGCGACGGACGTCGTGGCGCGCGAGACGCCGCCGGGCGTCGCGTTCGTCCGCGACGACGTCACCGAACCGGACAGCGGCGTGTACGCGGACGCGGACGCCGTCTACGCGCTGAACTGCCCCCCGGAACTCCATCGACCGCTCCGGGCGGTCGCGCGCGACGCGGGCGCGGACTGCCTCTTCACGACGCTCGGCCTCGACCAGCCGGCGGTTCCGGTCGAGCGTCGAAGCGTCCGGGGAGAGACGGTGTTCGTCGCGTCGGACGCGCCGGGGAGGTAGCAATCCCTTTGCCGGACGGACTCCGAACACCGAGTATGCAGGTCGACACCGTCGTGCTCGACGTCGATGGCGTGCTCGTGGACGTCGCGGACTCCTATCGGCGCGCGATCGTCGAGAGCGTCGAGCGCGTCCACGGGGAGACGATCCCGAAGGCGGGCGTGCAGGCGTTCAAGGACGCGGGCGGCTTCAACAACGACTGGGCGCTCTCGGACGCGGCCGCACTGTTCGTCCTCGCGAAGCGCGAGGGGCTCGCGATGAGTCTCGAGGCGTTCACGGCCGAGATCGGGAAGCACGGCGGCGGCCTCGACGCCGCCGAGGCGGTCGTCGCGGCGGCGCTCGACGCGAAATCGCGCGAGCGGGCGTACGGCGACTGGGACCCCAACCACTTGCGCGAGGTCTTTCAGGCGCTCTACCTCGGGAGCGAGCGCTACCGGGAGATCGAGGGCGGGGAGCCACCCGTCGAGGCGTCGGGGTTCATCGCGGACGAACCCGTCATCGTCACGCCGGAGACGGTCGAGCGCCTCACGAGCGAGTACGCCGTCTGCGTGCTCACGGGCCGCCCGGAGGCGGAGGCCGAAATCGCCCTGGAGCGCGTCGGCCTCGACATACCCGAAGAACGGCGCTTCACGATGGACGACTGGGAGGAGGGCAAGCCGCATCCGCGCGCGCTCGTCGCGCTCGCGGAGCGCTGTGACGCCGAGGCGGTGGCGTTCGCGGGCGACACGCTCGACGACGTCGAGACGGCGGTGAACGCCCGCGAGGCGGACCCGGCGCGCACCTACTACGGCGTCGGCGTCCTCACGGGCGGCCTCACTGGCGAGGAGGGGCGACGGAAGTACGAGGACGCGGGCGCGCACGTCGTCGTCGATTCCGTGAACGACCTCCCGGACCTTCTCGACGGATAGCGGACCCGGGAGCGGCGTGGAACCGTCCGCGCGTGCCCCCACGGGGCGCGTCGGTGAAGTGTCCGGCGTCGCCGTCGATCAGAGGTCGACGTACGGGATCGTCGCTTTCTCCGTGGCCGTGTAGGCGAGCGCGTCGGCGTTCGTCACGCCGTCCGGCGTCACGAGGTCCACGACGTTCGGCGCGTTCGCGTTCTCCGCGCCGCCGATACTGTAGGGGCCGTTCGACGCCGACACCTGTCGGATGCGCCCCGGCTGACTGCCGGCCTGCGGACAGAGGAGCGCGGCGAGGCGCTTCCCGTCGAGCGACCCGCCGAGGGCGTACTTGGGGACGTCGACGAGAACGGCGTCGATGGCGCTGTAGGCGGTGACGGAGACGTCCGTGGTGAGCGTCGCGCCGTCGGCGTCCTCGACGACGGGTGCGACCCAGCCCTCGGCGACGACGCGCCGCTGGTAGGGCGCTTCGAACGTCGCGTTCACGCCCGTCCGGGCGTCGGTGGTGCCGCCGGTAGCGTCGGGGTCGCTGACGTAGAACTGGAAGGTCTGGAGGCTGAAGCCGCGTCCGCCCCACGGGTTCGTGAGGTCGCCGCCGAGTGTCGTGAGGAACTGGTAGCTGTCGGCGGTCTCGTAGACGGCGACGGAGTCGACGTCGAAGGCGCCGTCGCCGAACGCGCCCGCCGTGGGGTAGGTGTAGTCGCCGGGGCCGTGGTCGTCGCCTGCGGGGTCGTCGAACTCGGCGACGAGGTCACCGACGTCGAGGTAGGCGACGGTTCGCTGGGCGACGGTGGTGCCGGCGTCGGTGACGGCACCGCCGGTCGCGGCGACGACGGTGATGGCGGATTCGCCGGCGGCGACGCGGACGTCGACGCTGAACGACCCGTCGGAGACGTCGGCGGTGACCGTCTCGACGGGCGTCTGCACGACGACTTCGGCGCCCTCGGTGGTGCCGGAGACGGTGACGTCGCGAGAGCCGACGGCCTTCGGCGGGAACTCGACGTCGAGTGCGGGGCCCTCGGGGGTCTCGCCCTCGGTGTAGCGCGCGGCGACCGAGGCGGGGCGCTCGACGGGTTCGCCGGCGTTGATGGAGTGCGCGAGGCGGACGAACTGCGCCATGCTCCACGAGAGCGGGGTGGCCGAGCCGGTGCCCTCGCCGAACGTCCAGCCGTACGCGGTGGGTTCCTCGCGGTCCCAGACCTGCTCGGGAAGCATCCGCCCCGTGTTCGCGAATCCAGCCATCGTCCGGAGGAGTGCCTCGGGGTCCTCGTTGCCGGCGAGCAGTTCGTACTCGGCGCGCTCGCCGGTGAATATCGGCCAGAGCCGCCCTTTCCCGGCGTTGTCGAGGCTCCACGGCGCGCCCGGGGGATAGTTCTCTCCGGCCTGCTCGCCGTAGCCGTCGCCGTTGTAGCGGTAGAAGGCGGGCCCGTGCGGCGTCTCGACGCGGAGGGTGTCGTCGACGACGGCGACGGAGTTCTCGACGACGGGGTCGTCGGCGGGCGCGACGCCGAGGCGGACGAGTTCGAGGAAACCCGCGTCGATGACGTCGCGTTCGTCGAGGGTCGGCCCGCCGTTCGCGAGGGCGCGCGCCGCGCCGTCGTCCGGGTCGTCGTCGTCGGTGACGCGGACGTAGTAGGGCGTCTCCGTGTGGCGCTCGGTTCCCTCCTCGGTCGCCATCCACTCGGCGGTGTTCGCGCGCCAGTGATCGGCGAGCGCGAGGTAGACGAGCGCGTCACCGCGTTCGCCCTCGCCGTCGGCGAGGTGAGCGGCGGCGACGAGGCCCGCGATTTCGGCGGCGACCGTGGACGGCGAGAGACCGCCTTCCTCCTCCCAGCGCTCCTGCCCGGTGACGGGGCCGTTCGCCGCGAGGTAGTCGGCGGTCGCCTTCACGTCCGCGTAGTCGAAGGCGACGTCGTCGAAGGTGAGGCCGTAGCGCTCGACGAGTTGGTGGACGAGGAGACCCGGGAGGGCGTGCTCGTCGAGTTGCTCGCCGCCCCAGCGCGTCCGGCCGTCGATGAAGGTGTTCTGCGGGACGAAGCCGTCGTCCTGCTGTTGGTACTCGTAGACGTACTCTATGGCGGCCGTCGCGGCCTCGACGTCGCCCATCGCCTCGAACGCCGTCGCGGACTGGTAGAGGTCGCGCGCCCAGACGAAGTTGTAGCCGTAGTCGCTGGGCCCGTTCGCCCGGACCTCGCCACCCCACGGCACGCAGAGTGCGGCGAGACCGGCGCCGGGGAACTGCTTCGACTCGGCGGCCTTCAGCGTCATCGCGGCGAAGTGGTACTGGGGTTCGAGGACGTCGTCGCCGGCGACGGCATCGGGCGTGTCGATGCCGCGAAGCCACTCACGCCACGAGTTCCGGTAGTGCGCGCGCGTCGCCGCGAAGTCGCGCTTCAGACCGCGTCGGGCCTCCGCGAGCGCGCGCTCCTCCTCGGCATTCGCGGCGAAGCCGAGCGCGACGGTGTCATCAAGGCGCGCGACGCCGCTCCCGAGGCGGCCGACGAGGACGGCGTTCCCCTCGGCGTTCGCGTGGCGGGCGTCGGGCGCGCCGTCGGCGAGGAGCGGGCGGACCGCGTCGCCGCCGACGACATCGACGCTCCCCCAGTCGAAGCCGCGGCGCGACGCGAGGGCCGCCGCGACGTGGTAGGGGTCACCGTTCTCGTCCAGTACGACGGCCGAGTCGTCGTACGCTCCGGTCGCGCTCGCCGTGAGCGCGTACGACTCGTGGCCGGTCGTCTCGTTGCCGTGGCCCTCCGCCTTCCCGCGCGCCGTCGAGCGCGTGTGGACGCTCGCGGCGTCGCCCATCCCGGACTCGGAGAGCGCGAGGTCGCAGAGCGCGTAGACGTCGTACTCGCCGCCCGCGCCGTCGAAGCGGACGTCGGCGAGCACGGCGTCGCCATCCGGAGTCGCGGCGTACTCGACGGCGAGCTCCCACCCGCGTTCGGGGTCGCGCGCCGTCTGCTCGAAGAGGAGGGCGTCGTCAGCGGACGGTTCGACCGACCGCTCCACGGGGTCGTCGTCGGTCCGGTCGACCTCGTGAGTGCGCGCGGCGTAGGACTCGTCGGGGGCGGCGACAACGAAGTCGAGCGTTCGGACGCTCGGGAAGTCGACGCGCGGGAAGCGCACCTGCGCGAGTGCGCCCTCAGTGAGCGTGTACCAGACGCGCGAGCGCGTTTCGGCGCCGTGGTCGGGGACGGTCCCGACGCCGTACTGTTCGCCGGTCGTCCAGTAGGCGTCCGCGCCGCCCGTGGGGACGGGGCGCTCGGCGGCACCGACGCCGGTCCCGAGCGCGGCGGCGGCCGCCCCCGCACCGACCGTCTTCAGCCAGCTCCGTCGTGACAGGTCGCTGTCTCGCATCGAACCGAATGAACAACAATGATAGTAAAAGATCTTTCGATAAGTGAAGAAACAATACACCCGTCGTATTTCCACAGGGTCGATGTAGCCCCGGCCGAGAGAGAAGACGATGGCACGACCACGCGGCACGCTCGCCGGCGGCCTCCTCGTCTCCTTCGTCCTCGCCGCCGCGCTCGGCCTCCCGCCCGGCACGCTCGTCCTCTTCGGACTCGGCACCACCGTTCTCACCGTCCCCGCCGTCCACCTCCTCCTCGAGGAAGCCCACGACCGCGGCGACGTCCGCCGGCGGTTGCTCGTCGCCCTCGGCGTCGCCGCCCTCACCACGTTCGCCCTCGGGCGCCTCGTCGCCGCCGTCCTCACCACGCCCGGCGACCCCGCGCGCCTCCTCCTCCAGTGTCTCGCGCTCCTCTGCGGCCTCGTCGCCGGCGGCCTCACCGTCGCCGGGGGGTACGACCGCCTCCGAGACTGAGGCAACCGTCGCGCATCACAGAACCCTTATTCGCGCGGCCGCCCACCCACCGGTATGCGTATCGCGCTACTCGGCGGCACCGGCGACATCGGCGAAGGCCTCGCGCTCCGCTGGGCCTACGACAGCGACCACGACGTCATCATCGGCTCGCGCGACCCCGAGAAGGCCCGCGCGAAGGCCGAGGAGTACGAGACCGAACTCGACAGTCGCGGCCTCGAGCGCACCGTCAACGGCTTCGACAACGAGATGGCGGCCGACCGCGCCGACATCGTCGTCCTCGCCGTCCCCGCCTACCACGTCGGCGACGTCGTCGAGCACATCGCGGACGTCATCGACGAGGACACCGTCCTCGTCAGCCCCGCCGTCGGCATGAGCCGCGACGACGAGGGCATGCACTACAACCCGCCGGGCGTCGGCAGCGTCACCGCGCTCGTCCAGCAGAAAGCCCCGAGCGAGGTACCCGTCGTCGGCGCGTTCCACAACCTCGCCGCCGACCGCCTCGCCAACCTCGACGTCGAGTTCGACCTCGACACGCTCGTCGTCGGCGACGACGAGGACGCCCGCGAGCTCGTGGTCGGCCTCGCCGACGACATCGAGGGCCTGCGCGCGCTCGAAGCCGGCGGCGTCGCCAACGCCCCCGAAGTCGAGTCCGTCACGCCCCTCGTCATCAACATCGCGATGAACAACGACGGCATGCACGACGTCGGCGTCCGCTACCTCTAAGCGAGAGGGGCGGACTCGCGGACGGATAGTCACGTTCAGCGCGGAGCGCCGTCGCTACGCGGACAGCGTCGAAAGAAACGGGATGGTCGGTGTGGACTCCTACGCCGGCCGTCGCTTACGCGCCGGCTTCCTCGAAGGCGTCCTCGAGTTTGTCGGCCTGCGTGACGCCGACGAAGCGCTCGACGACGCCGTCGTCGTTCTCGACGACGATGGTGGGGATCGACCGCACCTGGTACTCGTTGGCGACGTCCTGGTTCTCGTCGACGTCGACCTTCTCGAAGTCGACGCGGTCGCCCCACTCCTCCTCGAGGTCCTCGAGGATGGGGTCCTGCGTCTTGCACGGGCCACACCAGTCGGCGTAGAAGTCCTTCAGGGTGACAGTCATCGTTCTACCCCGAACTAGGCCGGGCCACGCCGATAAGGATTACTCACCCGGCGAGCGCCGCGCGACGACGCCGTCACCGGGTGTGTCAAGTCGTCTATCGGGTATTCACGGCATGACGACGGTCGAATGCGAGGACTTAGGTGCGTCCGCGCGCATACGGTGCGTATGAGCAGCGGCCAGAACTCCGGCGGGCTGATGTCGAGTGCCGGACTCGTCCGGTACTTCGAGTCCGAGGGGCGCAACGCGATCCGCATCGACCCGAAGGCCATCATGGCGTTCAGCGCGCTCTTCGGCGTCCTCGTCATCCTCCTGAACATCTTCACCGTCTAGACGACCGACCCGGGAGCCTTTTTCACGCGCCGCCCCAACGGGGGCAGTATGACACTCGAAGCCGGCGTCGTCGCCGTCCAGGGCGACGTCTCCGAGCACGCCGACGCGATCCGTCGCGCGGCCGCGAACCACGGCGAGGAGGCCGTCGTCCGCGAGGTCCGCCACTCGGGCGTCGTCCCGGAGTGCGACCTCCTCCTCCTGCCAGGCGGGGAGTCGACGGCGATCTCGCGGCTCCTCGAGCGCGAGGGTATCGACGAGGAGATCGTCGCGCACGTCGAGGCCGACAAGCCCGTGCTCGCGACCTGCGCGGGCCTCATCGTCGCCTCGCGGGACGCGCGCGACGAGCGCGTGGAGACGCTCGACCTCGTGGACGCGACCGTCGACCGGAACGCGTTCGGCCGCCAGAAGGACTCCTTCGAGGCGCCCCTCGACGTCGAGGGCTTGGCGGAGCCGTTCCCCGCGGTGTTCATCCGCGCGCCGCTCATCGCGGCGGTGGGCGACGACGTGGACGTGCTCGCGACGTGGGAGGAGCGGCCCGTGGCGATCCGGGACGGTCCCGTCGTCGGGACGTCCTTCCACCCCGAACTGACGGCGGACGCCCGCCTCCACGACCTCGCGTTCTTCGAGAACGCGGAGGCGGTGCTGTGAGCGACCGCGACGACGCGGCGGGAGCCGACGGCGCGGACGGCGTGAACGACCGCGGAGCGGACGGCCTCGCGGCCACCGTCGACGCGGTGAAGGTCGCGGGCACGTCGGACGGCCCGATGCCGGTCGTGCTCGTGGACGTCGGCGAGACGGACGTCCTCCCCATCTTCATCGCGTTCGAGGAAGCGCTGAGCATCGCGCGCGGCCTCGACGCCGAGGACGTCGGCCGCCCGCTGACGCACGACCTGACGCTTGACGTCGTGGAGGAGC encodes:
- a CDS encoding ArsR family transcriptional regulator, with product MEAMGSDTLEDLPPSAKLVYKVLEYDGPKTQKGIVEESMLSARTVRYALDRLKDRDAVREDIYFADARQSLYKLTCPDCEPEAKNENEATP
- a CDS encoding ribosome biogenesis/translation initiation ATPase RLI yields the protein MADDSIAVVDLDRCQPDRCNYECSNFCPPNRTGKECITQRGEDADVGGPDQIQISEEICLGETCGICVEKCPFDAIEIINLPQELGDEPTHRYGENSFALYGLPIPEKGKVTGILGPNGIGKSTAIKALGGEITPNLGNFAEPPEWDAVIDEFRGTELQPFLKGVRDGDIDVARKPQYVDQIPKSFDGKTRELLASADERGVLEELAERLSIEPVLDSDIDTLSGGELQRVALAATLARDADFYFLDELTPYLDIDQRVTAARLVRELAEDDDRAMLVVEHDLAVLDLLADSIHVAYGEPSAYGVITTPKSTRNGINEYLRGYLDNENMRIRPESIEFEEHAPRVTSRSEALVEYPDMSKSYGDGEFTLDVEGGVINRNEVLGILGPNGIGKSTFAKLLAGKLEPDEGDLDLDLDIAYKPQYVEVDQHMRVDAFLSSITDDFGSSYWETEIANPLQLGRIMEQNLTDLSGGERQRVAIAATLSRDADLYLLDEPSAHLDVEQRVLAARAIRRYAENHETSVMVIDHDIYTIDLLSDRLLVFDGEPAANGYASTPKGMREGMNEFLANLDITFRRDENIGRPRINKPGSQKDKQQKRDGEYYYTQ
- a CDS encoding Vms1/Ankzf1 family peptidyl-tRNA hydrolase → MRTSLSRAERIEAVEGASADGDRLVSVAVPHDAALGPTLERVEEAHAKAEYLDGRASGPLKRALERAVRELHRVAETPEDGLVVYAGVVDGSLETYVFTDPPGRVDEGVFEHGNAFVTAPLERHGASRRTVGLVVVERGGAAVGRLDGDGVETLETFESAVPGKTRAGGQSADRFRRRREERTREFFASVGEAAGREFDDPDALALGGTHVTVEAFRDGDYLPDRLAERVTGTYAVEYAGERGLERLAAASGDAGETHERAQRALSEFFSRLPDGDVTYGEERVGEALDYGAVERLLIAADVDAATRERYAERADEEGGDVVVVSERVEGGARFARAFGDVGALLRFPVE
- a CDS encoding archaemetzincin family Zn-dependent metalloprotease; translation: MRVDIVPIGDVPATVKREASAGLRRVYDCDVSVTAEQGVPADAYDTARRQYRAEPFIEVARRNGNGDKNVAVTPVDLFYRQRNYVFGLAYLDGRGCVVSTHRLQTSSDGGFSQRSAADIFADRVRKEVVHEIGHTLGLEHCDNNRCAMSFSPQVSEVDRKEETLCGSCSSSVF
- a CDS encoding UPF0146 family protein; protein product: MGETLRDALVDEFAGYDALVEVGVGRRPGVAGELAARGCDVRATDVVARETPPGVAFVRDDVTEPDSGVYADADAVYALNCPPELHRPLRAVARDAGADCLFTTLGLDQPAVPVERRSVRGETVFVASDAPGR
- a CDS encoding TIGR01548 family HAD-type hydrolase, with amino-acid sequence MQVDTVVLDVDGVLVDVADSYRRAIVESVERVHGETIPKAGVQAFKDAGGFNNDWALSDAAALFVLAKREGLAMSLEAFTAEIGKHGGGLDAAEAVVAAALDAKSRERAYGDWDPNHLREVFQALYLGSERYREIEGGEPPVEASGFIADEPVIVTPETVERLTSEYAVCVLTGRPEAEAEIALERVGLDIPEERRFTMDDWEEGKPHPRALVALAERCDAEAVAFAGDTLDDVETAVNAREADPARTYYGVGVLTGGLTGEEGRRKYEDAGAHVVVDSVNDLPDLLDG
- a CDS encoding glucodextranase DOMON-like domain-containing protein, translating into MRDSDLSRRSWLKTVGAGAAAAALGTGVGAAERPVPTGGADAYWTTGEQYGVGTVPDHGAETRSRVWYTLTEGALAQVRFPRVDFPSVRTLDFVVAAPDESYAARTHEVDRTDDDPVERSVEPSADDALLFEQTARDPERGWELAVEYAATPDGDAVLADVRFDGAGGEYDVYALCDLALSESGMGDAASVHTRSTARGKAEGHGNETTGHESYALTASATGAYDDSAVVLDENGDPYHVAAALASRRGFDWGSVDVVGGDAVRPLLADGAPDARHANAEGNAVLVGRLGSGVARLDDTVALGFAANAEEERALAEARRGLKRDFAATRAHYRNSWREWLRGIDTPDAVAGDDVLEPQYHFAAMTLKAAESKQFPGAGLAALCVPWGGEVRANGPSDYGYNFVWARDLYQSATAFEAMGDVEAATAAIEYVYEYQQQDDGFVPQNTFIDGRTRWGGEQLDEHALPGLLVHQLVERYGLTFDDVAFDYADVKATADYLAANGPVTGQERWEEEGGLSPSTVAAEIAGLVAAAHLADGEGERGDALVYLALADHWRANTAEWMATEEGTERHTETPYYVRVTDDDDPDDGAARALANGGPTLDERDVIDAGFLELVRLGVAPADDPVVENSVAVVDDTLRVETPHGPAFYRYNGDGYGEQAGENYPPGAPWSLDNAGKGRLWPIFTGERAEYELLAGNEDPEALLRTMAGFANTGRMLPEQVWDREEPTAYGWTFGEGTGSATPLSWSMAQFVRLAHSINAGEPVERPASVAARYTEGETPEGPALDVEFPPKAVGSRDVTVSGTTEGAEVVVQTPVETVTADVSDGSFSVDVRVAAGESAITVVAATGGAVTDAGTTVAQRTVAYLDVGDLVAEFDDPAGDDHGPGDYTYPTAGAFGDGAFDVDSVAVYETADSYQFLTTLGGDLTNPWGGRGFSLQTFQFYVSDPDATGGTTDARTGVNATFEAPYQRRVVAEGWVAPVVEDADGATLTTDVSVTAYSAIDAVLVDVPKYALGGSLDGKRLAALLCPQAGSQPGRIRQVSASNGPYSIGGAENANAPNVVDLVTPDGVTNADALAYTATEKATIPYVDL
- the npdG gene encoding NADPH-dependent F420 reductase — protein: MRIALLGGTGDIGEGLALRWAYDSDHDVIIGSRDPEKARAKAEEYETELDSRGLERTVNGFDNEMAADRADIVVLAVPAYHVGDVVEHIADVIDEDTVLVSPAVGMSRDDEGMHYNPPGVGSVTALVQQKAPSEVPVVGAFHNLAADRLANLDVEFDLDTLVVGDDEDARELVVGLADDIEGLRALEAGGVANAPEVESVTPLVINIAMNNDGMHDVGVRYL